A window from Amblyomma americanum isolate KBUSLIRL-KWMA chromosome 7, ASM5285725v1, whole genome shotgun sequence encodes these proteins:
- the LOC144099093 gene encoding prostatic acid phosphatase-like produces MSTSLSASAKQVGPPDNLQYVFVISRHGQRTPIDPSRNLAKNVPEGHGELTEEGRQQAFKLGQFIRDRYKDFLQDSGSKPGQLLATHVGISRCRDSVTETVRGVGIPVSEIEVDPTRYDLPFFASVDGNIDAVEREPCQGHFSTLGELIAFIAEKAGMATEQKRDKFLVVDNLMTHVLNGNPVPDWAKPYWDDIRWADRRIFQRTLQGHELSFASYVLGRVLETFWLKFERGVEQPDKMHLYSMSDTSVSSLLRLLSRSYDGRPCFCASVFFEAYKDGSQNYVRVLFCTEENPHFVALDELENPCEMSKFLERLRAVLKPTK; encoded by the coding sequence ATGTCGACATCCCTTTCGGCTAGCGCCAAGCAAGTGGGGCCACCAGACAACCTGCAGTACGTGTTTGTCATCAGCCGACACGGTCAGAGGACGCCGATCGACCCCAGTCGCAACCTGGCCAAGAACGTCCCAGAGGGCCACGGAGAGCTCACTGAGGAAGGCCGCCAGCAGGCCTTCAAGCTGGGTCAGTTCATTCGAGACCGCTACAAGGACTTCCTCCAGGACTCCGGAAGTAAGCCCGGACAGCTGCTGGCCACCCACGTCGGAATCAGCCGGTGCCGGGACAGCGTAACGGAGACTGTGCGCGGCGTGGGCATCCCCGTGAGCGAGATCGAAGTCGACCCGACGCGCTACGACCTACCTTTCTTCGCCAGCGTGGACGGCAACATCGACGCCGTGGAGCGTGAGCCGTGTCAAGGGCACTTCTCGACGCTCGGGGAGTTGATCGCGTTCATCGCTGAGAAGGCGGGGATGGCGACAGAGCAGAAGAGGGACAAGTTCCTCGTCGTGGACAACTTGATGACCCACGTGCTCAACGGGAATCCCGTGCCTGACTGGGCGAAACCCTACTGGGATGACATACGGTGGGCTGACCGGAGGATATTCCAGCGGACGCTTCAGGGTCATGAGCTGTCGTTCGCTAGCTACGTGCTCGGCCGTGTCCTCGAGACCTTCTGGCTCAAGTTCGAGCGAGGCGTCGAGCAGCCCGATAAGATGCATCTCTACTCCATGTCTGACACGAGCGTGTCTTCGTTGCTGAGGCTGCTAAGCCGGTCCTACGATGGCCGGCCTTGTTTCTGTGCCAGCGTCTTCTTCGAGGCTTACAAGGACGGCTCTCAGAATTATGTGCGTGTCTTGTTCTGTACAGAGGAGAACCCGCATTTCGTGGCCCTGGACGAGCTGGAGAACCCGTGTGAAATGAGCAAGTTCCTCGAACGCCTGCGTGCTGTACTTAAGCCGACCAAGTAG